From Proteiniborus ethanoligenes, a single genomic window includes:
- a CDS encoding DUF6115 domain-containing protein: MNIILLLLGLILIVVTIWMISFNNKTQQNSMQNKSIDFEIKSEDSFFIDNEIEFEEVLNNISENENKNFDLISEEKSYINQEPIEYSKDINRTSSQLTTYAEDIKKDIRDDNIEKIIGLNKSGLKAEEIAKMLGKGIREVEIIIKLYSLKNYEN; the protein is encoded by the coding sequence ATGAACATTATTCTTCTTCTTTTGGGCTTGATACTAATAGTTGTGACTATTTGGATGATAAGCTTTAATAATAAAACTCAACAAAATTCTATGCAAAATAAGTCCATAGATTTTGAAATAAAATCAGAGGACTCGTTTTTTATTGATAATGAAATTGAATTTGAAGAAGTATTAAATAATATTAGTGAAAATGAAAATAAGAATTTTGACTTAATATCAGAAGAAAAGTCGTATATTAACCAGGAACCAATAGAATATAGTAAGGATATAAACAGAACAAGTAGTCAACTCACTACCTATGCTGAAGATATAAAGAAAGATATTCGGGACGACAACATTGAAAAGATTATTGGTTTGAACAAGTCAGGATTAAAAGCTGAAGAAATTGCTAAAATGTTAGGGAAGGGTATTAGAGAAGTTGAGATTATTATTAAATTATACAGCCTTAAAAATTATGAAAATTAA
- a CDS encoding FapA family protein → MFYNYVVLEGKDLKSLIEEGLKKLDKEENQVEVEILEKGKFLMGIPIKDYKIKMTIKESEVGEIEKTLDSVKDIFIEPETFDLSFQEDGVYIVLNNTEKTDANIEKIISLLKKKEIKDLDINAVKDAFNNKMETRIAPKQEKPMIDAELILDVLEDKLSAYITIVPPDGGRDLNISDALEIINKEIKYGLDVLKIEKLIKDKVYNTRTLIAKGTLPIHGQDGYVKYLFEEKKEIAPQILADGSADFRNLNLIYNVKAGDVLAELIPATSGKQGTSVIGEIINNKIGKEANFKYGKNVYLSEDGNKLIAECDGQVRLEEGKITVYEVYEVNGNVDNSTGNIKFNGTVRVKGSVLTGFQIIADGDVEVEGVVEGAEIKCNGNILLKRGIQGYNKSRLISKGSVTARYIENSYIEADGDITSDAIMHSEVTSKGNIRASGKNGLIVGGICRASQEIAAKTIGSSMATSTVLEVGVDPRLRIKQEETKNKLSEAENNIEKLDKTIVLLSRLAKSGELTPEKEDMLRKAIQTRNILTSQSDDFKKEINFIEAQIQRLSRGKIKAENVIYPGVKIVMGNSTMFVRDELSRSTIYKEHNELKIGPYER, encoded by the coding sequence GTGTTCTACAATTATGTTGTTTTAGAAGGCAAAGATTTAAAATCACTGATAGAAGAAGGACTTAAAAAATTAGATAAAGAAGAAAATCAGGTAGAGGTTGAAATATTAGAAAAGGGTAAGTTCCTAATGGGAATACCTATTAAAGACTATAAAATAAAAATGACAATAAAAGAATCAGAAGTAGGAGAGATTGAAAAAACATTAGACTCAGTTAAGGATATATTTATTGAGCCAGAAACTTTTGACTTAAGTTTTCAGGAAGATGGAGTATATATTGTCCTTAACAACACAGAAAAAACAGACGCAAATATTGAAAAAATAATCAGTTTGTTAAAGAAAAAAGAGATTAAAGATTTAGATATTAATGCAGTTAAAGATGCATTTAATAATAAAATGGAAACTAGGATAGCCCCAAAACAAGAGAAACCTATGATTGATGCTGAACTTATATTAGATGTTTTAGAAGATAAGCTAAGTGCTTATATTACAATTGTTCCTCCAGATGGAGGACGAGACTTGAATATTAGTGATGCTTTAGAAATAATAAATAAAGAGATTAAGTACGGACTAGATGTTCTAAAAATAGAAAAATTAATTAAAGATAAAGTATATAACACTAGAACATTAATAGCAAAAGGTACTCTGCCTATACATGGCCAGGATGGTTACGTAAAGTATCTTTTTGAAGAAAAAAAAGAAATTGCACCTCAGATATTAGCAGACGGAAGTGCTGATTTTAGAAATTTAAACCTTATATATAATGTAAAGGCAGGAGATGTATTAGCAGAGCTAATTCCTGCAACTTCTGGAAAGCAAGGCACTTCTGTAATAGGGGAAATAATAAATAATAAAATTGGTAAAGAAGCAAACTTCAAGTATGGTAAGAATGTTTACTTATCAGAGGATGGTAATAAGTTAATTGCAGAATGTGATGGTCAAGTTCGCCTGGAAGAGGGCAAAATAACAGTTTATGAAGTATATGAAGTAAATGGAAATGTCGATAACTCAACAGGTAACATTAAATTTAACGGAACAGTCAGGGTTAAGGGAAGTGTTTTAACTGGATTCCAAATTATTGCAGATGGGGATGTTGAAGTTGAAGGGGTTGTAGAAGGAGCTGAAATCAAATGCAATGGCAATATTCTTCTTAAAAGAGGAATACAAGGATATAATAAAAGTAGGTTGATTTCGAAAGGATCCGTTACTGCAAGATATATCGAAAATAGTTATATAGAAGCTGACGGAGATATTACATCGGATGCAATAATGCATAGTGAAGTAACAAGTAAAGGAAACATAAGAGCTTCTGGAAAGAATGGATTAATCGTTGGAGGTATCTGCAGAGCATCACAAGAAATAGCAGCAAAAACAATAGGTTCAAGCATGGCAACATCAACTGTTCTAGAAGTAGGAGTAGATCCAAGGCTTAGAATTAAACAAGAAGAAACTAAAAATAAACTTAGTGAAGCGGAAAATAATATTGAAAAATTAGACAAAACAATTGTTTTATTAAGTAGATTAGCTAAGTCGGGAGAATTGACCCCAGAAAAAGAAGATATGCTAAGAAAAGCAATACAGACTCGTAATATACTGACGAGTCAATCAGATGATTTTAAAAAGGAAATTAATTTCATAGAAGCTCAAATTCAACGCTTGTCTAGGGGAAAAATAAAAGCAGAGAATGTTATTTATCCAGGAGTAAAAATAGTAATGGGAAATAGTACAATGTTTGTAAGAGATGAATTAAGCCGTTCTACTATATATAAAGAACATAATGAACTAAAAATTGGACCTTATGAAAGATAA
- a CDS encoding chemotaxis protein CheC yields MEVNNLNSTFLDILKELGNIGSGNAATALASMIDKKVDMKVPQVKILEFKEVGDILGDSETPVVGIYFEMTDDIEGNIMFVLDIESAVNLTDMLFSRSSSKSELDEMDMSALSEVGNILSASYINSLSTLTGLNLKISVPSICIDMAAAILSVPAVQFGHFGDHVILIETQFEEGDKLITGDFFLIPEIDSFQKILSSLGVN; encoded by the coding sequence ATGGAAGTAAACAATTTAAATTCTACCTTCTTAGATATACTGAAAGAGTTAGGCAATATTGGTTCTGGTAATGCAGCAACAGCCCTAGCATCTATGATAGATAAAAAGGTTGACATGAAAGTACCACAGGTCAAAATATTAGAATTTAAAGAAGTAGGCGATATATTAGGAGACAGCGAAACACCAGTAGTTGGAATATATTTTGAAATGACAGATGATATAGAAGGAAATATAATGTTTGTATTAGACATAGAATCAGCAGTAAATTTAACGGATATGCTTTTTAGCAGAAGCAGTTCAAAGAGCGAATTAGATGAAATGGACATGTCTGCTTTATCTGAAGTTGGCAATATTTTATCTGCATCGTATATTAATTCACTGAGTACTCTAACAGGTCTTAACTTAAAAATATCTGTGCCTTCTATTTGCATTGATATGGCTGCTGCAATTCTTAGTGTCCCTGCAGTTCAGTTTGGACATTTTGGTGACCATGTTATACTCATTGAAACTCAATTTGAAGAGGGAGACAAACTAATAACTGGGGACTTCTTCTTAATACCAGAGATTGATTCTTTCCAAAAAATATTAAGCAGTTTAGGGGTAAATTAA
- a CDS encoding chemotaxis protein CheD codes for MMEIVKVGMADYKVLKTSGILTTLGLGSCVGIALYDKYSKVAGLAHIMLPSSLEIKNNSNKAKFADTAIVELIKEMKLIGANENKLVAKLAGGSQMFSFNSNTDILRIGERNVLASKKVLQELSIPILSEDTGGNYGRTIELSVTDGNLLVKTVGHGTKNI; via the coding sequence ATGATGGAAATAGTTAAAGTTGGGATGGCAGATTATAAAGTATTAAAAACTTCAGGTATATTGACCACTTTAGGCCTTGGTTCTTGTGTAGGAATAGCACTATATGATAAATACAGCAAAGTAGCAGGATTAGCACATATTATGCTACCATCTAGCTTGGAAATCAAGAACAATAGTAATAAAGCTAAATTTGCTGATACTGCAATCGTAGAGCTAATTAAAGAAATGAAATTAATAGGTGCAAATGAGAACAAATTAGTCGCAAAATTAGCAGGTGGCTCTCAAATGTTCTCCTTCAATTCCAATACTGATATTTTAAGAATTGGAGAAAGAAATGTACTAGCTTCAAAAAAAGTATTACAAGAACTAAGTATACCAATATTATCAGAAGATACTGGGGGAAACTACGGTAGAACAATAGAGCTAAGCGTAACAGATGGGAACCTATTAGTAAAAACCGTAGGACATGGAACAAAAAATATATGA
- a CDS encoding chemotaxis protein CheW, translating to MSSISGETKYVVFKIDNEYYGIDINNVKSIERIQDFTRVPNAPPYVKGVINLRGEVVPVIDLRMRFELTPRELDSNSRIIIVFVNEIQIGLLVDSSSEVIEINGEDVDSPPIVKENISEDFINGIGKQNGNLIILIDIEKVIGHKEIEQVS from the coding sequence ATGAGTAGCATAAGCGGTGAAACAAAATATGTTGTCTTTAAAATAGATAACGAATACTACGGAATAGATATTAATAATGTTAAATCAATCGAAAGAATACAAGACTTTACTAGAGTTCCTAATGCACCTCCTTATGTAAAAGGTGTTATCAACCTTAGAGGTGAGGTAGTTCCAGTAATAGATTTAAGAATGAGATTTGAATTAACTCCCAGAGAATTAGATTCAAACTCTAGAATAATAATCGTGTTTGTAAATGAAATACAAATAGGATTATTAGTAGACTCATCTTCGGAGGTTATTGAAATTAACGGGGAAGATGTAGATAGTCCACCAATTGTAAAAGAAAATATTTCTGAAGATTTTATCAATGGGATCGGAAAACAGAATGGTAACTTGATAATTCTAATAGATATCGAAAAAGTAATTGGACATAAGGAGATTGAACAGGTAAGTTAG
- a CDS encoding FliA/WhiG family RNA polymerase sigma factor — MDELWLLYKDTGDISYKQKLIELYIDLVKIVAGRMFNYYGGNVDYDDLLGFGVFGLIDAIDKFDISRDLKFETYAQIRIRGSMIDNLRKLDWVPRGLRKKAKEMENTINALENKLGRRATTIEISEELKIDKKEVENILSEISTINIISLEETLFTKGDIAINPNITENPEHVFESKELKNILAEGIDKLNEKEKMVISLYYFDELTYKEIANILDLSESRISQIHSKAILLLKGFLKLKGIEKN, encoded by the coding sequence ATGGACGAGCTATGGCTTCTCTATAAAGACACAGGAGATATAAGCTATAAGCAAAAATTAATTGAACTATACATAGATTTGGTTAAGATTGTAGCTGGAAGAATGTTTAATTATTATGGTGGGAACGTTGACTATGATGATTTGCTAGGATTTGGAGTATTTGGACTCATAGATGCTATCGACAAATTTGATATTAGTAGAGATTTGAAGTTTGAAACCTATGCTCAAATAAGAATTAGAGGTTCAATGATTGATAACTTAAGAAAACTAGACTGGGTTCCAAGAGGATTAAGAAAAAAAGCAAAAGAAATGGAAAATACAATCAATGCACTAGAAAACAAGCTTGGAAGAAGAGCTACAACAATAGAAATATCAGAAGAACTAAAAATAGATAAAAAAGAAGTAGAAAACATACTATCAGAAATTTCAACTATTAACATTATTTCCTTAGAGGAAACCTTATTTACAAAAGGTGATATAGCAATTAATCCAAATATTACAGAAAATCCTGAACATGTTTTTGAATCAAAAGAATTAAAAAACATTTTGGCAGAGGGCATTGACAAGCTAAATGAAAAAGAAAAAATGGTAATATCTTTATATTATTTTGATGAATTGACTTATAAAGAAATAGCAAATATACTAGACCTTTCCGAGTCAAGAATATCACAGATACACAGCAAAGCAATTTTATTACTCAAAGGGTTTTTAAAACTCAAAGGGATAGAAAAAAATTAA